A genomic window from Triticum urartu cultivar G1812 chromosome 7, Tu2.1, whole genome shotgun sequence includes:
- the LOC125520892 gene encoding pre-mRNA cleavage factor Im 25 kDa subunit 1-like, which produces MGLEMAPVEAERSPEQPELEIYPLCRYYFGARDARTGAGETAADRALRLKSNFAAHGLRTCVHGVLLVELSGHPHVLLLQVRNSSFLLPGGRLRPAEQDVQGLKRKLSSKLASADPNGDHHWQIGECIGMWWRSEFEARPFPYPPPSTRAPKECVKLFLVRLPMARQFIVPRNLKLLAVPLSQIHDNYQVYGPIISGIPNLLSKFSFNVVRD; this is translated from the exons ATGGGGCTGGAGATGGCGCCGGTGGAAGCAGAGAGatcgccggagcagccggagctgGAGATTTACCCGCTGTGCCGCTACTACTTCGGCGCCAGGGACGCCCGGACAGGCGCCGGCGAGACTGCCGCCGACCGCGCCCTCCGCCTCAAGTCCAA CTTCGCGGCTCACGGGCTCCGGACCTGCGTCCATGGCGTCCTGCTGGTCGAGCTGTCGGGTCACCCGCACGTGCTGCTCCTGCAGGTCAGGAACTCCTCCTTCCTGCTCCCGGGCGGCCGCCTCAGGCCTGCCGAGCAAG ATGTCCAAGGCCTGAAACGCAAGCTTTCCAGCAAGCTAGCGTCTGCGGATCCAAACGGCGACCACCACTGGCAG ATCGGGGAGTGCATTGGCATGTGGTGGAGATCCGAATTCGAGGCCAGGCCGTTTCCATATCCGCCTCCAAGCACTCGTGCACCCAAG GAATGCGTAAAGCTGTTCTTGGTTAGGCTGCCCATGGCTCgccagttcatcgtgccgaggaACCTGAAGCTCCTAGCCGTGCCTCTGTCCCAGATCCACGACAATTATCAG GTGTATGGCCCAATCATTTCTGGAATTCCAAATCTGCTCTCCAAGTTCTCCTTCAACGTTGTAAGGGACTGA